In the Nerophis ophidion isolate RoL-2023_Sa linkage group LG19, RoL_Noph_v1.0, whole genome shotgun sequence genome, cccttacccgacctccgataagcggaagaagatagatggatggatgacaatctcccacggcacaccagactctaCCTCatgtggcacagtggttgaaaaacactgctctagaaagTATCTTGTGTGCAACCTACCTGCTTCAAACAACTCCAAGGATCCATGGATGGGTGAGGGGGTCCAGGAGACCGATGAAGCCGTGACCGGGCTTGTACTACTGGCCTCCATTTCTGTCTTTGCGCCCTCGCTGTGCGGGGAACTCCCTGCACTGGCCGAGGGCTGGTTGTGGTTCCTCACACCAGGCAGAAGAAGAGGACTGAACCTGGAATCTAACGTCCCGCTGTGGCTTGGGTATGACTGGAACATGGGGTGGTGGTGGTGACGGTGCCGAGTGTGGATGTGGGAATGGGGGTGAGGGTGGTAGACGTCATGGACGTTGGGGTAGCCGCTCGGGCTTTGGGGGTTCAGGCTGTAGGTCCAGCTGTCAGCGAGGGTCGCCAGCGGTTGGAAGCTGCCATTGGAGAGTACGTGACCCGTCCAAAGACCTCCGTCGGTGTGGTTAAGGGAAATGGGACTGGATGAGAATTCTGGGTGGAGGCAGGTGGTGGAATGGGATGGATAGGTGTTGTTCCAGACCGAGCAGTTTTGACTCTCCGGAAGGGACTCGCCATCTGAAACAAACCAATCAGTTCAGTCTAGTAATTAAATAACCGTACGACCTCCTCTTACCTTTCCATGTGTTGGTTGTGCTCGAAGCAGATGGCTGCGGACTCGTACGAAACGGCTTCGTCTCTCTGGTAAGTCCAGCCGACTGACTGAGGGCACGAGAGAAGTGTTCATCCACCACATCGCCGATGTCTCCTTTGAAGTACGTAAACAAAATACACCGGGAGTTTAGGTACTCCGCCTCTGCCGGTTGAGGTCCGTCTTTCGGATCCAAGTCAGGCATCGACACACATCCAGATTCGGCCCCAAGACCAAGTCGAAGGCCCTGGTCTCTGGCTAGTATCCCTCGTCCTCCAGCTTGCTGCTGTCTGGAGCAGGTGTGCATCTTCGGGTGAGCGCTCAGCCTCCTCTGAAGGGAGAAACACAAGAAGGGTTCAAGCACCAAATGCACATTGGTTCTAGTTCTTGATAGCCATCCGGTGGAGGGTTTGAAGTCTTAGTACCTTGGATAAACCTGTGCACAGCATTAGCCTATTAGCAGCAGCtctgtaataataatataaatattgcaatatttgtgTTTGAAAATGAGAGAACTTAGAGTACTTTTGTCAGTACAGGTGAAGGTCTTGGGTGAGCCGGTCAGAAAAGTAAACTCCATCCCCCCAAGATCCTTAGCGCAGATCAAAACCTTCCAGGAAGTTTAAAACCGGAAGTATGGACGCGGAAGAAGAACGTGTTGAAGTCTCTGGACGGTCCGATGAAGAGTCAACCGGTGCGGACATTCCAAACAATACCCTGGATCTTCCTTTGTGCTGAAAGTACTTGTTTGTAGTTTGAAATACGATGAGAATATCATGTTGGTGTTCGCTTACGGTAAGTGTTTTTATTCTAAACATTACCTCCAATTCATTTTATACGTCttctttctgtttgttttttgacaACAACGCAATATtacggtcactcgaacgagtatgacgatcccaCTGGTAGGGATGACTGAGTGTGACTTGGtttaaggtggggagactggtccaCAGACAGTcgccacacgatccttgacagaatcaggtcagggtccagtggcatagaGTCCAGGACGaccggggacccttttctgctgcagccttcctctgCCGTTGTGGTAATTCTTAAATCTactgccgttgaggtcttcaacGTATCCCTGGCTGGGGGGCAGTCAGGTTCTAAGCCTTTGCCAAGGTCCACCTGGGGTAagagtagtaaaggggttaacctcctagggccccaagaccccatagaggagcctccactgccggatgaaTTATTATGTATATTTTGCATAAAACTTTAACGTCACGCCCAGGACACATAATAATGGTCAATGGGTCAGAAATACCGTACCAAGACCTCAATACCGAGTCGAAATCATACCCAGACATTTTGATATTATTAATTAGCAATTTCCAAAATACTTTTTAATGGTTATACTGGAGCAGAAACATTTTCATAGTAGGCcgaaatagctaatatagacacttacgtcatgtgttgtcttcattataacatttagagaagactttgaaagtcattttgatagtaggctaatatagacacttacatcatgtgttgccttcgttataacacttatataagaatttaaagtatttttgatagtaggctaatatagctaatatagacacttacgccatgtgttgccttcattataacacttttataagacttttaacttcattttgatagttggctaatatagTCAATTATATCAtgtcttgccttcattataacacttatataagacttttaaagtcattttgatagtaggctaatatagtcacttacatcatgtgttgcctccattataagacttttaaagtcattttgatagtaggctaatatagacacttacgtcatgtgttgccttcattttaacacttttataagacttttaaagtcatttttacagtaggctaatatggacacttacatcatgtgttgtcttcattataacacttatataagactcttaaagtcattttgatagtaagccaatataaataatatagacacttacatcatgtgttgtctatattataacacttttataagacttttaaagtcattttgatagtaggctaatatagacacttacatcatgtgttgccttcattataacacttatataagactcttaaagtcattttgatagtaggctaatttagctaatatagacacttacatcatgtgttgccttcattataacacttttataagacttttaaagtcattttgatagtaggctaatatagacacttacatcatgtgttgtcttcattataacacttttataagacttttaaagtcattttgatagttggctactacagacacttacatcatgtgttgccttcattataacacttttataagacttttaaagtcattttgatagtaggctaatatagacacttacatcatgtgttgccttcattataacacttatagaagactcttaaagtcattttgatagtaggctaatttagctaatatagactcttacatcatgtgttgtcttcattataacacttatgaaagttttttaaagtcattttgatagtaggctaatacagacacttacatcatgtgttgtcttcattataacacttttataagacttttaaagtcattttgatagtaggctaatatagacacttacatcatgtgttgccttcattataacacttatataagactcttaaagtcattttgatagtaggctaatttagctaatatagacacttacatcatgtgttgtcttcattataacacttatgaaagttttttaaggtcattttgatagtaggctaatatagacacttacatcatgtgttgccttcattataacatttatataagacttttaaagtcattttgatagtaggctaatatagacacttacatcatatgttgccttcattataacatttatataagacttttaaagtcattttgatagtaagctattatagacacttacatcatgtgttgccttaattataacacttatataagacttttaaagtcattttgatagt is a window encoding:
- the vgll3 gene encoding transcription cofactor vestigial-like protein 3, whose protein sequence is MSRSDVMYPQSYGAHLLPADAYASTYYNQQPQRRLSAHPKMHTCSRQQQAGGRGILARDQGLRLGLGAESGCVSMPDLDPKDGPQPAEAEYLNSRCILFTYFKGDIGDVVDEHFSRALSQSAGLTRETKPFRTSPQPSASSTTNTWKDGESLPESQNCSVWNNTYPSHSTTCLHPEFSSSPISLNHTDGGLWTGHVLSNGSFQPLATLADSWTYSLNPQSPSGYPNVHDVYHPHPHSHIHTRHRHHHHPMFQSYPSHSGTLDSRFSPLLLPGVRNHNQPSASAGSSPHSEGAKTEMEASSTSPVTASSVSWTPSPIHGSLELFEAAHDPTKAKSSVWF